The Nymphaea colorata isolate Beijing-Zhang1983 chromosome 7, ASM883128v2, whole genome shotgun sequence DNA window ACTTTATCAATGAGCTCTAGGCCAACGTTGCAAATGGATATGCATGGATAACCCGTCTGGACCTGGATAAACCCTGCTTGAACGCCACTCTTTCCTTCCTCCTCCATTTGGCGACTTCACTTCCACTTGCCGCTGACCGAaccttttaaaattcttttgtttcaaaaactGCGTCTTTTAGACTTTTAAAATTCCCTCGTCatggtttttctctctcttttttcctgcATTCTCCGTAACTCGCATACTTCTATAGTGACTGACGATGAACATTACGAGCTTAAGGAGCATTTGTTCCTTCCTCTATTTTCCATTTGCATTAGGACAAGGATCTTCTGGTAATCCTGCTTTACAACTCTGATTCCAATAACTTGCTCTTCCGGTCCTATGATAGTCTCCTCTTTTCCAATTCCCACTTGATCTTTAATTACTCGATGCCAATCTCTGTGTGCAGCTTGCTAAATTTCTGGTGCCAATAATAACCACATCCGAGTCATTCTCATCGAATAAGGAACAACTATGATCCAGCGAAAAGCAAACGATATGCCTCCAACCAGAAGAGTTCCAGATACCTTCTATCAGTGCCCACAAGTCTTCCCTAAGTCAAGCTCTAATTGGCATCTACCAGATCTGTGAACGTTGCAATGTAAGCGTCACCGGATCTGCAGAACGGCCCAAGTTTGAATGAGTTTACGGGCTCTCATGAATTCTACCAGACAATAACTTGTTTCTCAAAGATGTGATGAAAATCAGATCCTACCGCTATGTGGTTGAACTATGATGGTAGTTgaatttagggttttttttttttttttgtcaataaaattGGGGACCCAACCCCCGCAGTGTTTTGCCGGATGGTAGTGGAATTTGGGCAGCTGCAAGACCGATCAAAATAATAAGCCTCTTTGGAAGTATTTTATCATATGTATACATTTAGAACAACCCATCCAAGTGGATTTCTAGGTTTTAGACCATCGAGATCAGATTGGTAGGTTGGAACTTTAACGAACTTCACATTTTGATTTCTCGAATGCTTTTCCCAAGTTGTTTAGATCATCGAGATCAATTGGTGGGTTGGAACTTTGACGAAGAACTTCACATTTTGATTTCTCAAGTGGTCTTCCCAGGTTTTTGAACAAGTTTTCCTGTGTTTTCAAGCTCTATTAGAGGGTAAATTTTGTAGATCCTTTCTTGGGAATCCTTGATTCGACATGGCCCATTGGGACCATGCACGGTGAGGATACGGTTCTAGATTTCGCCTTTTACGGCTGTTCCTTGTTTGGCCTGGTCTTGTTTACATTGTATTTAAATCGTCTAAATGGAAACATGGTGCGGCGAAGAGCAAACGATTCTTTCGCCTTTCACTGAAGAACAATTGTGGCTGCGTTGCAAAAACCAGAGACTGAGAGACCAAAAGGGCTTTCATTCTAGAACCGAAAATTTGaaagttgtttttttggttgcctgtcatattactaaatagGAGAATATCCAACTTTTGGGTTGAGGTTAGTCCCATGTGCAAGCTTCACATTTCCAAAACTTCTACTTCAATCCCATTTTTTGGTTACAATGGTGAATAAAATGCTTGTTAAACCTGCCATGTCAAAGCACATGAAATTCTATGCTTTTCCATATAAACCTATTCTCAAAGTGATCGTTTACTCATTAAATTTAAATGAAACTGTAATTTATCTTAGTCTAACTGAGTTTTTTTTACCACGAGTCAATGGGGCGAAGATAATGGCAGGCTCCCATAAAGGCGGGTCCAtgtcaagaaattcaaaaagcGAGAGcctgaacaatattttttcttgcattatACGTACAGTACCTCGCACGACCACCTTGATTAAACGAAACATGCTCCTCAACTTTTTGAAGGTCTCGGATGAGAATGCATTTAGGGAAGATATGCTGACGACGTTAAGATTTGACAGAAAAAGCAGATTGACAGAAAAAGCAGAttcaaggtctctctctctctctctcacgcacacacacacgcacagagaTGGTGTCCGATGGACCAATTCTGAGATATATGTGTCGATTGCGACGCAAAACTAACACAGACGAGACCACTTAAAGAATGAGGGTAGAAGGAACAGACAGAAACAGAAGTCCCTCGCGTTTCAAAATCATAATAAACTTAAAAAAGTTTCCCAACATCGTTTAAATAGAAACTGCCAAACTGCTACCTCTAGAAGCAGAACACCAGAGACGTTGGCAGCTCAACTTGAGAAAAGAGATTAAACAGCAGAACCACGCCGCTGGTGCTGATGGAGGGGTTTCCTTGGCCCCCTTGTTAAATGATTTGGTTTAAGGCAGATCACAGATATCCCTCTGATTTTCAACAAACAATAACCTTCAGCTTCAAACGTAAAAGCCCAAGAACCTAAAGCCTAAAGACAGCCAATGTCTTTCTTTATAAGCATCAGAGAGCCTAAGGTCTAAGGAAAGCCAATGTCTTGTATAAGCACAGCATTGACAGATGACTTCACTGCACTGGACAGCCAGGCTTGTCTTTAGTGTTTGAATTCTACCCATTTATAAGGGCATAACATGGCCCACTTTGAGCTGGCAGAGCAAAATCTACAGCTTTTGGATACAGACATTCAATACATCATACATGTTTGTGCCTTCCTTGCCCCTTCCACTGTAACTGACGTCAAGGtagtagaaaatgaaaagtaaggCTCTTCCATCCATTAATAACCAGCTTttaggaaataaataaaaagcaaaacaaaattaaacatttcAGTAGCACCACCAACCGTTCAAACAAAAACTTCTCGTTCTTATTCtcccaagagagagaaaaacaagtgaGGATGagaccaaaaaggaaaaaaagaagggaaacaaactaaaagaaaaactgaGCCTTAATAAAAAGCTCCTGGGGATGGTGCGGGAGCAaggattttataaaaaaaaaggaagatgccTGTCAAATTCTTGCCGCTTAGGAGGATTTGTGGCTCTCGATCAGCTTCAAAGCAGTGTTAGCATCAGGAAGAGCAGGAATGGCGCCTTTCTGTGTTGTGCAGATGGCTCCACATGCATTTGCAAACTGCAGGGCGCCCCTCAGTTTCTCTTCATTCTGCACGGAAACAGCCATATGATTCAGtattcctcttctttcttttccttttcgcCTTGCTTCGCAGCGCAGGCCAAGaggggaaaaaagggaaaaaaaaaagaggcatcaGTTAAGCACCTGAACGAGATTGTCGAAGTCCTTGCTGAGTTGGACCAAGAGAGAACCAACGAAGGCATCACCGGCACCAGTTGTATCAATAGTCTTTACTGAGAATCCGGCTACTCTTCCTTTGAAATTCTGTAATATAGAGCAGATGTTACAACATGGATCAGTCCCATTAGGCCTTTGTTTAACTAGAAGAACGATgcggagaaaaaaaaaagaacaaattaaaGACCTTGGTGAAGTATCTGCAACCCTTCTCCCCATCGGTGACTACCATCAATTTCAACCCGTCATGCCACAGAGAAAGAACCACATCTTCCTTCTCGGAGTCTCCACCAGTCAAGAATGAAACCTCATCATCACTAACCTGCAAAGTTACCACACTGGAACcctcatgaaaatgaaattatgcAGTAACTATAGCAGAAAATGTTGAAGGAAGCCTTCAATATCTTTTTCTCAATCAAACCTTAAAGAGCATAAAAGACCAGAAGAGTTGCAATTAATTTTAAGATATCAAACGTGAAACCAGTCGACACTTTTAAACAGTAACAAGGTTATGCCCTTCTCTTAGATCTCAAAAGCATTGTTTAGCGACAGAACCAAGAACCAGCAAAAGaacatttgttttttaataactCCATTCTTCTAGACGGGGAAAAGATCGATTTATCTCATGGGAAATGATAAAGACATGGATCAAATTCAAGTTCGTTACCTTGATGAAATCTGCCTCATTCCAGATGCTCTTAATACCTTCACGCGCAGCATCAGCAGAGGGCCAAAGGGGCAGCCTCACATTTGGATCATAAGAGAGCAGCAATCCAGCTTGCCTGGCAGCCTTCATGGCAGCAAGATGCGCTGATCTGCAGGGCTCAGAAATCAAACTAATTGAACCGTAGTGGAAGATCCTACCGCTGGTGATCAAACCTAGATTGAGTTCAGATTCCTTCAACAACATATCAGCACTAGGATTTCTGTAGAACATGAACTCCCTTTCACCATTCTTCTTCAAGGTAACGAAAGCCAGTGCTGTTCGAGCATGTTCGTCGAAGCAAACGCCACTGTGATCCACGCCATTGATCTTTAGGATGTCCACCAACATGCGGCCAAATTCATCATCGCCAAActgcaaacaaaataaaacttcaGAGGAACTGAAGAGCCATGGcgaaaagaaatgaaacttgCGTAGAAAAGGGGGATCTTTCCTCGGGAAGAAACTGATTTTCAGATCTAGTaaattttccatgttacatTTTCGAAATATGAACACGATTAGTAGATCAACAGAAAATGTAATACAACAACGGATCATACTCCATTGCAGCGTAAAATGTGTATAAATCaatgaaaaggagaaaacactagattatatatataataaaggaGGCCTTCATATTAAAAGGAGTGATGAAAgtcaaacaaggaaaagaaggacCGGGGCCAACAAACgcaagcaagaagcaaaacgAAGACGTCCAAGCGCCAAAGCAAGTAAAAGAAGATGGTGCATATGAATGGTTCAAGAAACAGAGGAactgagaagaagaaaaaaagatggaaagcCAAGAATGTTTTCCATGTATCTCTCACTCGGTGATCTCTCCAAGCGATGCCAGCTTAGACATGAACAGAAGACAAGCTATCGGCCAAACGCACAGCAGACACGTAGGAAGAGTCTGATCTATGTAAGCAGGGAACCAAAAAAAGGGAGGGCAAAAGGAAAGAGAGCAAAATGGAAGTCATCCAATATAAGAAAAAAGCGCACATGATACGAACTTGAGAAACACCAAGATCTGTCAAGCTAAAGACGAAGCTGATGACGGAgtttaagaaaggaaaaataaagagacgaaaaaaaaaacagagcaaCCAGACCCAGAAAGATGGATCTTGTAACCAAATATCGATAGAGAAGCCTCCATCCCCAAAGCAAGCACTaaaatctggaaaaaaaaaaaaatcctagccaTCCACATGACAAGGTCCCGTGAATCTAAGATCTCAAGAACCACCAAGATCTAATCACATGGATAATAGGAACagacagagggagaggagaTCCATCATCCAACCTTGCCAACGAAGGCAGATTTGCCACCAAGTTTGGTGATAGCCACCGCAACGTTGGCGGGTGCACCACCGGGGGCCTTGAGGAAGCCGGAGGATTCGGCCAGTGAGAGACCAGCCACGTCCGGCACGAAATCTATCAGCATCTCGCCGAAGCAAACGATCAATGGGCTGCCCTCCGAGATCGtcattgtttctttctcttctctcactctctctcctacgcaacaaaaaaaaaagcagagagCCCAAGAAAGAAAGCCCCCGACGAGAACAACGGACAGAAAAAGCCCAAGATCAGAGGTCCGAGGCCGCGCCTTCTCCCAACGTTTGTTTAAATAGAGCAGAcagccttctctttcttcctttttctatatttttaattttcttttttccttcttcttcttcttcttcttcttgtttcaagATTATTTCCATCTACATTTCCATGAATCTTCTCAGATCTGGAATGCTGACTCACTCTACctaataaagataaaaaaagtcTTTACCTAATAAAAGATTTTAGATATGCTCAGACTCCTCATGAAAACGAGAATGGAGGCAGATGTTTCGTATTTATTTTCTAAACTTTGCtacttcatttttcttcaagcAGTCTGCTTGACCATTGCAGAACGTGCATGCTACTTAGCGAGTTGGGTCTCCGTATAAACATGTCCCTGCTTATACATTTTACACTGATGAAAGTATGTTTTATTATACATTGGTAGTTGGAGCTCCTTCCTTCCGTTCTTTTCAAGTTTGAAGGACAGCGACACGATGCTCCCTTCGTCCCCACTCTTCAATCAACCGTCCTGCGCATTAAGTGGGGCCTCTCTCCATCCTTGATTCCTTTCCCGTCCGTCTTTCGAAGAGATCTTAATGGGCTGTTGTAGCTGCGCCATTAAATTCAGTGTCTGCCATCACTACCAGTATCTTATCAGTTGCTAACTCCACCAATCGGCTGAATTTTACAAGAGGGCCGATTTTGATCATGTCCGTCGATTCATCATTGTAGTTTTTATATCATATCGATCGATGTTTTGAATAcaggaaaaaaacaataaaaaaaagttaacacaaatatttaaaagaaaacttgCAACCAAGCTCAAAGAAAGTCCTTTCAAGTGGGTGTTGATATTGACAACGCTGATCAGACTCAGGGTGAAATTTTGGGCCGGATTCAGGCATGGCATCTTGCTTCAAGAAAGTCCAATAAATTGAAGAACCGGATTAGATTCTGATACAAACAGGTTCTGCTTCGGGTTTAAATAATTATTCGATTGAAAAAATGGCATTAGATTCTGCTTCAGTTGGGTTTAGATGTGAGACCCAAATCTTCTTATCGTTTGGAGACAAGGGGGCTGGTATATCGTGGATAtggttcatattcaaatctggatCCCATTGCAAAAAACTGGgcataaaattcatttatgATCCAACAAGATGCTTTATCTGGATCATCCCACGAACTGGATCTGATCCAATTGGGGGCTCCCTCTCCGAGCCCATGTACCGCGGAGAAAACGATGACGACGACGCACGTGAACAGAGTTGGCTAAGGCCgtttgttggatttggatttggatttggatttggatctttccttttttttctccttccacAAGTGCCCTTATCTGTAGCTCGACCACATGAAACTCAAACGGATCAAGGGATCCGAGATTATGATGTCCACACAAACCTAAGGACCGCTTTTGTGGACCCAGCTTGTAATTGTATCCATTCCAAAGATAGATCCAAATGTTAAATAGCAAtttaagcttcttttttttttcttcttcttcttcacatgaGTTTTAGATCGAGATATGTAAGCGGATGAGATTTCAGTCCGATCCAGATTGAATTCTACGTGCGTGAATTCATATTCTGGTTCCAATTTAGATCTCACtgtattaaaacaaaaaatcggATCTCACTAGCATAAGATAcgacatttatatgtaattggGTCGGAGAATCCAAGATTTACGGTAAATATAAGCTCGCACAGTCAGTTTTCGTGGCTTATAACCAACGAACAAAAACTAACTTTTTGGAGGATATTAGGATTGTTAATGggttggatttgaattggatgtaccCTTTGATCATATCAGATTTATTAGATGTTCATGCTtcatatattttggatttgattatGAATGAGCAAAGTATTATTTCATACCCAAATCTAGTTTTAATCTGAATCACATGTTAAAGCCGACTTTCAAAACGTATGAATATTAGTTATAAGAAAATTTAACTCCCTATTCAGGCTTATTAACtgatcaaaaaattaatttaaaaacgAAACTTGAATCTGAAAATATATTGTTtcctaaatctaaatctgatctgttTCCATAATCaaactttaacttttttatccatatctgacttatttaaaatagtttaatCAATTACTTGATCCGAAAATAATTCATTGACATCCAAAAATAAATCCTTTGctattgtttgttttgtttccttttgttcatTCAACTGATGATTTTGATTCGTCGAGAGCAGTTGCTTCTTGGATGCCCTTGAAAGCTGCAATTTCCTTTTGTGGATCAAAATGACGTGACTGGGGAGTCTCTTTTTTTACAAACAAGTCTACAAAACAATTACTCCAAGTTTTTGTTTCTCAAGGTCAAAAAGTTATAAACGAATGGTATGCAATCCTGCATGTAAAGGTTGAAAACAGTTGATTAGTTAAAAACAGGAGTCAactgcaaaagaaaacaacggTAATATATGAGGAGCGGCAAAAATTACTCCTCCAAGTTTTTGTTTGTCAAGGTCAAAAAAGTTACAAATTAATGGTATGCAATTCTACATGTAAAAGTTGAAAAGCAGTTGATTAGTTAAAAACATTTTACGGGCGTCAGTGTCAACTTTTTctactgcaaaaaaaaaagtcaatatATAAGTTAAAGAATATCGAAATAAAcatggaaagcaaaaaaaaaaagagtcaatATATAAGTTAAAGAATATCGAAATAAACATGGAAAGCAGTAAGCCGTGATATCATAAAAGGATAAGATCATTTGCTCAATAAAGATGACAGAATTTTTGCAAATAATATTGTTACGcgttattttcaaaacaagtgtCACCTTTTCTATTTCGTGAGACGTGACGCACTGATTCCTTCCATATCACTGTTACACGTAGAGCCACGTATGATCAGGCTTATGAAATTTCAATCTTGGTCTTCATTACTTCATGGCTGATTGAATTAGAATGCTTTGGATTCAAGTCTGATAACCAAACCTGATTAGATTTGAATATCGGATCGCGGATCCAGTTTTAGTGCTGAAAAACAGTGCACAAATTGAATCCACTTATAAAGATAGTTGGATCCGAACTAGTACATCCCTAGCAAAAGAGTCAGAGGTCGAATTCAGGTAAAAATACAAGCCCTCGTCTAATTAGACATTGTGCACTGGAGTTGGATCTGAAATTCGAAGTCCAAAACcatatttcaatattttggaCATGTTGGGGGTTCAGATGAGCCTCTCACATAAATTCACAACTGGATATCATTcaccaaatctgaatcagatGAGACTGATGCGATCTTAATTCTATCGATGGGTTGGGACCAATTTCTGACATCCCTGCGGGAATGCCATGCAGCACGAAGGAGAAAGACGTCATTTCATATTACGCCTTCAACGCAGGAAGGGGAAAAGAGCGATGACGAGGATCCTACAAGGATTGAGCCACTGCTGGCCCCACCTACTAAATCCGACGGCGGATAAACTCCCCAATCTCTCTccttattatattatatatatacatgggaCAAAAACCAATAGTTCGACCTTGCATTTAAATTCAATTATATAAAACACAATTAATTCGTACTTTATTTATAAAGCACGAATCAAGCTCTTTAGGTAGCGTTCGgatgacattaaaaaataaaactgttttTCTAAATCAGACTTTGTTAACAATTGGTTTTTTAACCACACGCAAAAATGGTGTTTGTCACATTAAGGAGTAAAATTATTGACTCCCTTTTGAAGGTAGAGCATCGTTTTAGGGTATCATCCAATCCAAATATCGTCAGACACGATGAAAAGTCAATTGATCAAATCGATCTGAATGTAAACAAACAATTTTGTTGAACTTAGGAAACCAATGTTATTAAATTGGGTTGATTCGTATGGAACCAATTTGATTCATCGGCCTATTTAAGAGCGTCACTagttattttataatattattttatatacatttttcaGAGTTTCCTTGTTAGttattgtacatatatatatatattaagaagatattttttaaagtattttttgtcGTTTGGCAGCCGGAGTCTGAATCGGCCCATCCACCCACCGCAGCCACAGCTTGGCCGAGCCGATGAAGCCAAAGTGCGCATTCCGAGCCGGCAGTGATTGGGCGATCGAAGGCCAGGGTAGAGCACAACACGTAGACTCGGTAACCGACAGATCTCAGAAAAGGCCGCTTCCATCGATAACCGTGCTCGCCTCCTCTCTTTCGcggctccttcttcttcactccACCCCTAGTGAacgaatgaatgaatgaatgaatgaatgatcGAGGAGGAGGCCACCGATTCCTCAAGAAACCGCCATTGAGAGCGGAGGTTCGAATGGCGTCCATTGGAAGGGCCGGACACGGTTTGGTTCTTTACGGGGAGAGGCAGACGGTGCCAGTCAAAGCCTGCGGCCGACTCCCCCCGGTCAGAAAAGGACGACCCGGATCCCGGCGGCCCCCACGGGCACCCGGCCAGTAGAAGCTTGGGTTTTTCTAATTCCCTTTGTCCGCAGCCAATAGAGTTGAAGCACCACCGGCCGGGCCGGCGGCCGCTCTCTCTGGTCGGTCGGTTGCCTGAAAGTAAAATACACCCACGTTGACGTTGCCGGTATTGGAATTCATAGCTCCTATTGGGTATCGCTTTAACCACAAGCTATAACCGCCGTTGGCTTCGTTCACTTTTACGATTGttaaaatcaataaataagcCGTAACAGTACATAGGCATTAAACTGCAGGCAACCAAGCAAAGTTTTGGGTTTGAAAGCGTAGATGGAACGGATGGTGAAGTTTCTGCTGCATCTCTTCTTCCACCTACCTCTACAGCCGAGCTAGTCCATTGCAGACCGTCTGTCTTCCCTGAGAGAGAGATCTATGCGTGCCATCTTTTCTGGACCTAATAAGACAGCTACTGGTAGGTGGAGGAAGGGAGGTGGGGACGCCATTTCTCTTTCAGCAGGCCCAAGTTGCCGCGCtggttcacaggaatatttaaCCGTGACTGCAATCTGAGAGatatatatcttaaaagtttcggctatgaaaaatgaaaactaattgaGATAAATATGTAAGTGAAGTTGGTagcaaaagaaattaaataaatccATTAAACGCAAGTACAAACGAAACGACCAGCTAACCTGGATGAGGTCATTATAATTGAGACTTTATCTTTTCGGCAAGAACCAGCGACTTTAacatatctaattcaaatcGAATGTACCCtttcattgtatttttgttttatcGATTTTTCACAtactcagatccaaattcacgTTTGTATATAGATGCAAAAGAAGTCCATAcaatttttaaatccaaaaattgaATGTAATCTTTATAATCAGACTTTTAAAATCATAACTGAATCCAAACTGCATCATAGTAATATATTAAGgactcattttcaaaatgtatgcgTGTCAgataaagaatatatatttatttaaagccAAATCGAAATCTAATAATCTCATGTTGTCGTTTGTTAAATCCCAAATCCAGACgttaagtttatttttttcatatctgatttttcttaggagtccaatccattgacatccccagCTAAAACAAATAACACATGACGCTGACCGTATTCATAACATTTACTAATTAAATTGTTACGAGATAGTGCCTAGAACGATCTCCATTACATCTTGGGATGTTAATTAATGGCGTGGACTATGGTAGTATCAAGCCACTAACCACGAGTTCGACTTAATTGGATTCAATGTAATCAGATCCATGGAACTCAATTTCAGTGTCTATTttctaaaactgaatttggatccactAATCATTATAAGATAGATCATTAATAAGTATATTTAAcacttctttttaaaatttgctctACTTGCTTCAATGGACATGGTGCCCAGAAGTGTTCTTAGCTCCCCAGCAAACAGAGAACGATTGATATTTTGGGTGTTAATTTTGATCACCTCGGGTATGAGATCCAAGGCGCTTTGAGATCAGACCCACCTGACGAGTTCAAATCTATGATCCTTAATGAGGATCTTAGATCTTCTTTTTGGAAGATGGATGGATTACAATCCGCTTTTTGAAGTCATCTGCGTTTTATTAATCCAATATGAATCATCCGAAGCCAAAATTCATGGATTTC harbors:
- the LOC116257875 gene encoding probable fructokinase-5 produces the protein MTISEGSPLIVCFGEMLIDFVPDVAGLSLAESSGFLKAPGGAPANVAVAITKLGGKSAFVGKFGDDEFGRMLVDILKINGVDHSGVCFDEHARTALAFVTLKKNGEREFMFYRNPSADMLLKESELNLGLITSGRIFHYGSISLISEPCRSAHLAAMKAARQAGLLLSYDPNVRLPLWPSADAAREGIKSIWNEADFIKVSDDEVSFLTGGDSEKEDVVLSLWHDGLKLMVVTDGEKGCRYFTKNFKGRVAGFSVKTIDTTGAGDAFVGSLLVQLSKDFDNLVQNEEKLRGALQFANACGAICTTQKGAIPALPDANTALKLIESHKSS